The proteins below are encoded in one region of Helianthus annuus cultivar XRQ/B chromosome 2, HanXRQr2.0-SUNRISE, whole genome shotgun sequence:
- the LOC110893049 gene encoding uncharacterized protein LOC110893049 produces MNMLSINIRGLGVDKKAAWIKEIKFKEKVSFLAFQETNRSDISDDVIARFWGNSVWAKEVVDPVGRRNPLYLGPRVKGCMEEVNILTVYAPQSSVGKRALWSRILSEKSGRNGLWIVLGDFNDVRYAKERKNSRVKPRCARDFNGFIHDVDLCDLNLKGSKFTFMLDGVNGKKFSKIDRVMLRHLRNKIKEWRDGLRNKEVAQEEMAKSELEELEEAMEDRDLLEEEGWICLECKKKLLEMENHKAKDLRQRSRVRWASDGDDNSKFFHGFIKKRKATNTIPGLLING; encoded by the exons ATGAATATGCTCTCTATCAATATAAGGGGTCTCGgggtggataagaaagctgcttgGATCAAGGAGattaagtttaaagaaaaagtgtCGTTTTTGGCTTTTCAAGAAACCAATCGGTCGGACATCTCTGATGATGTTATTGCCCGTTTCTGGGGTAACTCGGTCTGGGCAAAAGAGGTTGTTGATCCGGTGGGCAGGAGGAATCCTCTGTATTTGGGACCCAG GGTTAAAGGTTGTATGGAGGAGGTGAATATTTTGACTGTGTATGCCCCTCAAAGTTCGGTTGGTAAAAGAGCTCTCTGGAGTCGTATTTTGTCCGAAAAGTCGGGTAGGAATGGGTTGTGGATTGTGCTTGGGGATTTCAATGATGTCCGCTATGCTAAGGAACGAAAAAATTCGCGCGTTAAACCTAGATGTGCGAGGGATTTTAATGGCTTTATTCATGATGTTGATTTGTGTGATCTCAATTTAAAAGGAAGTAAGTTCACGTTTATGTTGGATGGAGTTAATGGTAAGAAGTTTAGTAAAATCGACCGGGTGATG CTGAGGCACCTTCGTAACAAAATCAAGGAGTGGAGGGATGGTCTCCGTAACAAAGAGGTTGCACAGGAAGAAATGGCCAAATCTGAGCTTGAAGAATTGGAAGAGGCGATGGAGGATAGGGATCTTTTGGAGGAGGAAGGTTGGATTTGTTTagaatgtaaaaaaaaattattagagATGGAGAATCACAAGGCGAAGGATCTTCGGCAGAGATCTAGAGTTAGGTGGGCCTCGGATGGAGACGATAACTCCAAATTTTTTCATGGTTTCATCAAGAAAAGGAAAGCTACTAACACCATCCCCGGTTTACTGATAAATGGATAA